From the Ictalurus furcatus strain D&B chromosome 19, Billie_1.0, whole genome shotgun sequence genome, one window contains:
- the LOC128623008 gene encoding NACHT, LRR and PYD domains-containing protein 12-like gives METPDLDTDNVSPHPKTGKPSCISMKSDQSMSIPLRFKDGDSSLPHSVLQRAGDRIEKNITDTGHDPESAAVNEFQKKFKLNLMKKFECLNGVIINLGNQTLLNEIYTELYITEGDSGEVNKEHEVRQIEAASRRTRTEETPIKCNDIFKPLSEQDEPIRTVLTKGVAGIGKTVSVQKFILDWAEGKANQDIHLIFPLPFRELNLMKDQKLSLMELLHVCFNETKETEMSSLEKVLFIFDGLDECYFPLDFQNTVRVCDVTESASVHVLLINLIKGNLLPSALIWITSRPAAADQIPSECVHRVTEVRGFNDPQKEEYFRKRISDQSLANNIITHLKSLRSLYIMCHIPVFCWISATVLERMLGEAESGEIPKTLTQMYTHFLIIQTNIIGEKYSKKQESDEMLLKLGQLAFQQLKKGNLIFYEEDLRECGIDVREAAVYSGVCTQIFREEFGLQQSKVYCFVHLSFQEHLAALYVHLTFMMEKRNVLDHNQVSKWWISNVHRSAVDQTLESQTGHLDLFLRFLLGLSLKSNQKLLTALVTQTGSSSQSIEKTVQYIKKKISGYLPPEKSINLFHCLNELGDNSLVEEIQHYLKSGKQSEFSSSQWSALVFVLLTSAQDLEEFDLNKYISTDKIPETVLLKMMPVIAASRKAIIRCDSLGVRSWSALVSALSSETSNLRELHLTVKTLDLTGNELGDSGVKSLCAGLENPHCKVETLRLYDCGISDDGCTALTSALRSNPSHLRGLDLSKNKLGDSGVKSLSAVLENPQCKLETLRLRDCDVSGEGCAALTSALRSNPPHLRELNLSYNNVGDSGVKSVSAVLENPLCKLEKLWLYNCGVSDEGCAALTSALRSNPSHLRELDLSYNKIGDSGVKSLSAVLENPHCKLETLWLRGCGVSDEGCAALTSALRSNPSHLRELHLSGNKIGDSGVKLLSALKHDKHYKLQTLWVD, from the exons ATGGAGACTCCTGATCTGGACACAGATAATGTTTCCCCACACCCCAAAACTGG TAAACCCAGCTGtatctccatgaagagtgatcaGTCTATGAGTATTCCTCTGAGATTTAAAGATGGAGACTCCTCACTTCCACACAG TGTTCTACAGAGAGCAGGAGACAGAATAGAGAAGAACATCACAGATACAGG GCACGACCCAGAATCTGCTGCTGTGAATGAATTCCAGAAAAAGTTCAAATTAAATCTGATGAAGAAGTTTGAGTGTTTGAATGGAGTGATAATAAACCTGGGAAACCAAACActcctgaatgagatctacacagagctctacatcacagagggagacagtggagaagtcaataaagaacatgaggtgagacagatcgaGGCAGCATCCAGGAGAACAAGAACAGAGGAAACACCAATCAAATGCAATGACATCTTTAAGCCCTTATCTGAACAAGACGAACCCATCAGAACTGTGCTGACAAAGGGAGTCGCTGGCAtcggaaaaacagtctctgtgcagaagttcattctggactgggctgaagggaaagcaaatcaggacatccacctcatatttccacttcctttcagagagctgaatctgatgaaggaccagaaactgagtctgatggagctccttcatgtctgttttaatgaaacaaaagaaacagaaatgtccagtttggaaaaggttctgttcatttttgacgGATTGGACGAGTGTTATTTTCCTCTAGATTTCCAGaacacagtgagagtgtgtgatgtaactgaatcagcatcagtgcatgtgctgctgataaacctgatcaaagggaatctgcttccctctgctctcatctggatcacctctcgaccagcagcagctgatcaaatcccctctgagtgtgtccatcgagtcacagaggtacgagggttcaatgacccacagaaggaggagtacttcaggaagagaatcagtgatcagagcctggccaataacatAATCACACACCTGAAATCattaagaagcctctacatcatgtgccacatcccagtcttctgctggatttcagccactgttctagagagaatgttgggtgaagcagagagtggagagatccccaagactctgactcaaatgtacacacacttcctcatcatTCAGACAAACATCATAGGAGAAAAGTACTCAAAGAAGCAGGAGAGTGATGAAATGCTTCTTAAACTGGGACAACTGGCTTTTCAGCAGCTGAAGAAAGggaacctgatcttctatgaggaagacctgagagagtgtggcatcgatgtgagagaagcagcagtgtactcaggtgtgtgtacgcagatcttcagagaggagtttgggcttcaacagagtaaagtgtactgctttgttcatctgagCTTTCAGGAGCACCTCGCAGCTTTGTATGTGCACCTGACATTCATGatggaaaagagaaatgttcttgATCATAATCAGGTCTCTAAATGGTGGATCTCAAATGTACACAGGAGTGCTGTAGATCAGACTTTAGAAAGTCAGACTGGACATCTGGATCTTTTCCTTCGCtttcttctgggtctctcactgaaGTCCAATCAGAAACTCTTAACTGCCTTAGTAACACAGACAGGAAGTAGCTCCCAGAGCATAGAGAAAACAGTTCAGTACATTAAGAAGAAGATCAGTGGATATCTTcctccagagaaatccatcaatctgttccactgtctgaatgaactgggtGATAATTCTCTAGTGGAGGAAATCCAACACtacctgaaatctggaaaacaaagtgaattctcttcttcacagtggtctgctctggtgtttgtgttactgacatCAGCACAGGATCTGGAAGAATTTGACCTGAATAAATATATCAGTACAGATAAGATACCAGAAACTGTTCTTCTGAAGATGATGCCTGTGATTGCAGCATCCAGAAAAGCAAT tatCAGATGTGATTCACTTGGAGTGAGAAGTTGGTCAGCTCTGGTCTCAGCACTCAGCTCAGAAACCTCCAATCTGAGAGAACTGCATCTGACTGTGAAAACACTGGATCTGACTGGGAAtgaactaggagactcaggagtgaagagtctctgtgctggactggagaatcctcactgtaaagtggagacactgag GTTGTATGATTGTGGTATCTCAGATGACGGCTGtactgctctgacttcagctctgagatcaaacccttCACATCTGAGAGGACTGGATCTGTCTAAGAATAAattaggagactcaggagtgaagagtctctctgctgtactggagaatcctcaatgtaaactggagacactgag GTTGCGTGATTGTGATGTCTCaggtgaaggctgtgctgctctgacttcagctctgagatcaaaccccccacacctgagagaactgaatctgtcctataataatgtaggagactcaggagtgaagagtgtctctgctgtactggagaatcctctctgtaaactggagaaactgtg gttgtataattgtggtgtctcagatgaaggctgtgctgctctgacttcagctctgagatcaaacccctcacacctgagagaactggatctgtccTATAATAAaataggagactcaggagtgaagagtctctctgctgtactggagaatcctcactgtaaactggagacactatG gttgcgtggttgtggtgtctcagatgaaggctgtgctgctctgacttcagctctgagatcaaacccctcacacctgagagaactgcatcTGTCTGGTAATAAaataggagactcaggagtgaagctgctctctgctcttAAGCAtgataaacattacaaactacaGACACTGTG gGTGGATtga